The Temnothorax longispinosus isolate EJ_2023e chromosome 7, Tlon_JGU_v1, whole genome shotgun sequence genome contains a region encoding:
- the Btbd9 gene encoding BTB/POZ domain-containing protein 9 isoform X1, with translation MSSHHHLTSSSGEINHIHVLSEDMGSVYLSEEYADVTIVVAGQKFRSHKLILAARSEYFRALLFGGMKESMQSEIELNASSLPAFKGLLKYIYTGRMSLTNERDEVILDILALAHLYGFMDLEAAISDYLREILSIKNVCSIVDTAFLYHLEFLTNVCFEYMDIHASEVIQHESFQQLSSSALTELISRDSFCAPETEIFSGVRSWVNANSDVNPIQVLAQLRLSLIPLSDLLSTVRSSQLVSADALLDAIDVQTHTPDSKLPYRGHLLIDENVAHPSHGAQVLQGEMRSFLLNGDTHNYDMERGYTRHTISDTEEHGILIKLGSQYIINHIKMLLWDLDLRSYSYYIEGSMNQKDWVMLVNHKHYSCRSWQFLYFEPRVVLYIRIVGTNNTVNKVFHVVNFEAYYINHTVKLSQGLIIPTKNIATTERSACVIEGVSRSRNNLLNGDTSTYDWDSGYTCHQLGSGSILVQLGQPYMIESMRLLLWDCDNRSYSYYIEVSGNAWSWVLVADKTKEACRSWQTIHFYPPRPVVFIKIVGTHNTANEVFHCVHFECPAPVDDKCSKSPTQEGQTSTSLDGNNSIPSPPPPPSPPPPPPLPEVATEAVHIDSDES, from the exons ATGAGCTCGCACCATCATCTGACGTCGTCGTCTGGCGAAATAAATCACATTCACGTTCTCTCCGAAGACATGGGATCGGTTTATCTCTCTGAGGAATATGCCGACGTGACCATAGTAGTGGCGGGTCAAAAGTTCCGTAGTCACAAGCTTATTCTTGCCGCGCGTAGCGAGTACTTCCGAGCTCTGTTGTTCGGCGGCATGAAGGAGTCCATGCAAAGTGAAATAGAGCTCAACGCTTCCTCGTTGCCTGCGTTCAAAGGCTTGCTCAAGTACATTTATACCGGACGCATGTCGCTTACTAACGAGCGAGATGAG GTCATTCTCGATATCCTTGCATTGGCGCATTTATATGGATTTATGGACTTGGAGGCAGCTATATCTGATTATCTCAGAGAGATATTGAGCATAAAGAATGTATGTTCAATCGTGGATACCGCATTTTTATACCACTTGGAGTTTCTGACTAAC GTTTGCTTTGAATACATGGACATACATGCATCCGAAGTCATACAACATGAGAGTTTTCAACAGTTGAGCTCATCCGCTCTAACTGAATTGATATCCAGAGATTCCTTCTGTGCGCCAGaaacagaaattttttcaGGCGTACGATCATGGGTCAATGCCAATTCCGATGTTAATCCAATCCAAGTGCTAG CTCAATTAAGATTGAGTCTAATTCCGTTATCGGATCTTCTGAGCACCGTAAGATCATCTCAGTTAGTATCGGCAGACGCTCTGTTGGATGCGATCGACGTACAGACGCATACGCCCGACTCGAAACTTCCCTATCGTGGCCATTTGCTCATCGACGAAAATGTTGCGCATCCGTCTCACGGTGCTCAAGTGTTACAAGGAGAAATGCGTAGCTTCCTACTTAATGGTGATACACACAACTATGATATGGAACGCGGTTACACTAGGCACACTATATCTGATACGGAAGAGCATGGgattcttattaaattagGATCTcagtatattataaatcatataaaaatgttactatGGGATCTTGATTTGCGatcttattcttattatatagaG ggATCTATGAATCAAAAGGATTGGGTCATGCTTGTCAATCATAAACATTATTCTTGTCGCAGCTGGcagtttttatatttcgagCCAAGGGTAGTACTTTATATTCGTATTGTAGGAACAAATAATACAGTAAATAAG GTTTTTCATGTTGTCAATTTTGAAGCATACTACATAAATCATACAGTGAAGCTTTCACAAGGCTTGATTATACCcacaaaaaatattgccaCTACCGAGCGAAGTGCGTGCGTTATTGAAGGTGTGAGTAG gtcacgtaataatttattgaatggAGACACATCCACTTACGATTGGGACAGTGGTTATACGTGCCATCAACTCGGCTCTGGATCTATTCTAGTACAATTAGGCCAGCCGTATATGATAGAATCCATGCG ATTACTACTTTGGGATTGCGACAATCGCTCCTACTCATATTACATAGAAGTATCGGGCAATGCCTGGAGTTGGGTATTGGTCGCTGATAAAACTAAGGAAGCTTGTCGGTCTTGGCAGACGATACACTTTTATCCGCCCCGTCCggtagtttttataaaaatagtggGCACTCACAATACTGCAAATGAG GTGTTTCACTGCGTTCATTTTGAATGCCCAGCGCCAGTAGATGACAAATGTTCAAAATCGCCAACGCAAGAAGGACAAACGTCAACGTCATTGGATGGTAATAATTCCATACCTTCTCCACCTCCACCACCATcaccacctcctcctcctcctcttcccgaGGTAGCTACGGAAGCAGTTCATATCGATAGCGATGAATCGTAA
- the Btbd9 gene encoding BTB/POZ domain-containing protein 9 isoform X2: protein MSSHHHLTSSSGEINHIHVLSEDMGSVYLSEEYADVTIVVAGQKFRSHKLILAARSEYFRALLFGGMKESMQSEIELNASSLPAFKGLLKYIYTGRMSLTNERDEVILDILALAHLYGFMDLEAAISDYLREILSIKNVCSIVDTAFLYHLEFLTNVCFEYMDIHASEVIQHESFQQLSSSALTELISRDSFCAPETEIFSGVRSWVNANSDVNPIQVLAQLRLSLIPLSDLLSTVRSSQLVSADALLDAIDVQTHTPDSKLPYRGHLLIDENVAHPSHGAQVLQGEMRSFLLNGDTHNYDMERGYTRHTISDTEEHGILIKLGSQYIINHIKMLLWDLDLRSYSYYIEVFHVVNFEAYYINHTVKLSQGLIIPTKNIATTERSACVIEGVSRSRNNLLNGDTSTYDWDSGYTCHQLGSGSILVQLGQPYMIESMRLLLWDCDNRSYSYYIEVSGNAWSWVLVADKTKEACRSWQTIHFYPPRPVVFIKIVGTHNTANEVFHCVHFECPAPVDDKCSKSPTQEGQTSTSLDGNNSIPSPPPPPSPPPPPPLPEVATEAVHIDSDES from the exons ATGAGCTCGCACCATCATCTGACGTCGTCGTCTGGCGAAATAAATCACATTCACGTTCTCTCCGAAGACATGGGATCGGTTTATCTCTCTGAGGAATATGCCGACGTGACCATAGTAGTGGCGGGTCAAAAGTTCCGTAGTCACAAGCTTATTCTTGCCGCGCGTAGCGAGTACTTCCGAGCTCTGTTGTTCGGCGGCATGAAGGAGTCCATGCAAAGTGAAATAGAGCTCAACGCTTCCTCGTTGCCTGCGTTCAAAGGCTTGCTCAAGTACATTTATACCGGACGCATGTCGCTTACTAACGAGCGAGATGAG GTCATTCTCGATATCCTTGCATTGGCGCATTTATATGGATTTATGGACTTGGAGGCAGCTATATCTGATTATCTCAGAGAGATATTGAGCATAAAGAATGTATGTTCAATCGTGGATACCGCATTTTTATACCACTTGGAGTTTCTGACTAAC GTTTGCTTTGAATACATGGACATACATGCATCCGAAGTCATACAACATGAGAGTTTTCAACAGTTGAGCTCATCCGCTCTAACTGAATTGATATCCAGAGATTCCTTCTGTGCGCCAGaaacagaaattttttcaGGCGTACGATCATGGGTCAATGCCAATTCCGATGTTAATCCAATCCAAGTGCTAG CTCAATTAAGATTGAGTCTAATTCCGTTATCGGATCTTCTGAGCACCGTAAGATCATCTCAGTTAGTATCGGCAGACGCTCTGTTGGATGCGATCGACGTACAGACGCATACGCCCGACTCGAAACTTCCCTATCGTGGCCATTTGCTCATCGACGAAAATGTTGCGCATCCGTCTCACGGTGCTCAAGTGTTACAAGGAGAAATGCGTAGCTTCCTACTTAATGGTGATACACACAACTATGATATGGAACGCGGTTACACTAGGCACACTATATCTGATACGGAAGAGCATGGgattcttattaaattagGATCTcagtatattataaatcatataaaaatgttactatGGGATCTTGATTTGCGatcttattcttattatatagaG GTTTTTCATGTTGTCAATTTTGAAGCATACTACATAAATCATACAGTGAAGCTTTCACAAGGCTTGATTATACCcacaaaaaatattgccaCTACCGAGCGAAGTGCGTGCGTTATTGAAGGTGTGAGTAG gtcacgtaataatttattgaatggAGACACATCCACTTACGATTGGGACAGTGGTTATACGTGCCATCAACTCGGCTCTGGATCTATTCTAGTACAATTAGGCCAGCCGTATATGATAGAATCCATGCG ATTACTACTTTGGGATTGCGACAATCGCTCCTACTCATATTACATAGAAGTATCGGGCAATGCCTGGAGTTGGGTATTGGTCGCTGATAAAACTAAGGAAGCTTGTCGGTCTTGGCAGACGATACACTTTTATCCGCCCCGTCCggtagtttttataaaaatagtggGCACTCACAATACTGCAAATGAG GTGTTTCACTGCGTTCATTTTGAATGCCCAGCGCCAGTAGATGACAAATGTTCAAAATCGCCAACGCAAGAAGGACAAACGTCAACGTCATTGGATGGTAATAATTCCATACCTTCTCCACCTCCACCACCATcaccacctcctcctcctcctcttcccgaGGTAGCTACGGAAGCAGTTCATATCGATAGCGATGAATCGTAA